One window of bacterium genomic DNA carries:
- a CDS encoding type II secretion system GspH family protein yields MRNFHFSGALADSTFCYPLFRIDNKKWRCKMRRKGFTLIELLVVVAIIAILAAMLLPALSQARERARQAVCMNNLKQIGLALVMYADDNEGRIPFPYMGNTPSYYQRWYWTLRALGYVPAKKSDPNDPVVWFCPSARLGGCYGLNGSYQGFSSNPVALSAHYNMKRWINPDKKVLVADSCGWMTVGYWDTWYWDGPFTISESSLNSRHSGGANILWASMHVTWLSKQQKPHGT; encoded by the coding sequence ATGAGAAACTTCCACTTCTCAGGGGCACTGGCAGACAGTACTTTCTGTTATCCCCTGTTTAGAATAGATAACAAAAAATGGAGGTGTAAGATGAGAAGGAAGGGATTTACGCTTATAGAATTATTGGTAGTGGTAGCAATCATTGCGATACTTGCTGCGATGTTGCTACCGGCACTTTCTCAGGCGAGGGAAAGGGCAAGGCAGGCGGTATGTATGAACAACCTTAAGCAGATTGGACTTGCACTGGTAATGTATGCTGATGATAACGAAGGAAGAATTCCGTTTCCGTACATGGGGAATACACCATCTTATTACCAGAGATGGTACTGGACACTTAGGGCACTCGGATATGTGCCTGCTAAAAAGAGTGACCCTAACGACCCTGTGGTGTGGTTCTGTCCATCAGCACGGCTTGGTGGGTGTTATGGGTTGAATGGTAGTTATCAAGGTTTTTCGAGTAATCCAGTAGCACTGAGTGCCCACTACAATATGAAAAGATGGATTAATCCTGACAAAAAAGTGCTTGTTGCAGATTCTTGCGGGTGGATGACTGTAGGATATTGGGATACCTGGTACTGGGATGGACCTTTTACTATCTCTGAGAGTTCTTTAAATTCCAGGCATAGTGGTGGTGCGAACATTCTCTGGGCTTCTATGCATGTAACCTGGCTATCCAAACAGCAGAAGCCCCATGGTACATA